The Deltaproteobacteria bacterium genome has a segment encoding these proteins:
- a CDS encoding radical SAM protein: MITVSSLLDAHWYVRYKAISKLNIRSSIYDVTNQCNLRCKGCFFFSSDEHKAAGEENDIGAWEGFIDREKERGVNLAILIGGEPTLHMDRIEAFYKRLPTYCATNGLIKVDRERFPDMMVGISLWGDPEDEKKLRGRDVFTPSSRNYTGDPYTYYLYTITPAQLGRIETMVKRIADAGLKVHFQLLSNDELVDGYSWTPELYARVRDEMDDLMDQYPDTVISSHYYHQIITTGRMLDRRWGWMECPSVTETMDGRDPKPRRLIGFIRWASDLETTHRCCTSATRDCSQCKDGAAHMSWVMVNKRAHMRSSRDLQNWIEVYEMFAKLYRFVPW, translated from the coding sequence ATGATAACGGTCAGCTCTCTTTTGGACGCACACTGGTACGTCCGATACAAGGCCATCTCGAAGCTGAACATCCGTAGTTCCATCTACGATGTAACCAACCAGTGCAACCTGCGATGTAAAGGGTGTTTCTTCTTCTCGTCCGACGAACACAAGGCTGCCGGAGAGGAAAACGACATCGGGGCGTGGGAGGGCTTCATCGACCGGGAAAAGGAGCGCGGGGTCAACCTGGCCATCCTGATCGGCGGCGAACCGACCCTGCACATGGACCGTATCGAAGCCTTCTATAAGCGGCTTCCGACCTATTGCGCCACCAACGGATTGATCAAAGTGGACCGGGAACGCTTCCCAGACATGATGGTCGGGATATCCCTGTGGGGCGACCCCGAAGACGAAAAGAAGCTGCGCGGCAGGGACGTTTTTACCCCTTCCAGCCGGAACTACACCGGCGATCCGTACACCTATTATCTGTACACCATTACCCCGGCCCAACTCGGCCGGATCGAAACCATGGTCAAACGCATCGCCGACGCGGGACTCAAGGTGCATTTTCAGCTTCTGAGCAACGACGAGCTGGTGGACGGGTATTCGTGGACGCCGGAGCTGTACGCCCGGGTGCGCGACGAGATGGACGACCTGATGGACCAATATCCGGACACGGTCATTTCGTCCCACTACTACCACCAAATCATCACCACCGGCCGAATGCTGGACCGACGGTGGGGGTGGATGGAGTGCCCGTCGGTCACCGAGACGATGGACGGCCGCGATCCCAAGCCCCGTCGGTTGATCGGGTTCATCCGCTGGGCCAGCGACCTCGAGACCACCCATCGCTGCTGCACGTCGGCCACGCGGGACTGTTCCCAGTGCAAGGACGGCGCCGCTCACATGAGCTGGGTCATGGTCAACAAACGGGCGCACATGCGGTCGAGCCGGGACCTGCAGAACTGGATCGAGGTTTACGAGATGTTCGCCAAGCTCTACCGCTTCGTACCGTGGTGA
- a CDS encoding beta-ketoacyl-[acyl-carrier-protein] synthase family protein, which produces MGARRPVILGWDLVSPLGTELNDQWARTLAGESGVGPLTRFNPPEGFPVTIAGQVPELDVSDYPFLSPRRLALWPSPIFKHSLLVVHRALKHSGLEITKEIAPEIGVTFSPAVGGLDAVLSADRVLMNEGRLPKPYVNPNSCINMVTGKVSILTGAAGPNLSTVTACATGSTSLVVGAIMIASGMAKAFICGGVDFPLVEPIVAGFATMNGAYKAGEPEPPERASRPFSKNRRGFVVSEGAACLILADPEFAHTHGLTPIAELAGWFMNSDAGHFVAPSLPTVTRCMAGAIEHAGIEPADVDAVNAHATSTKVGDQVEAEALKTVFGRNVPPVYANKSQIGHSMGAAAAIESIWAIKGLVQGVIPPTINLDPDPDLGLECLSERMLGIDQEFVLKNAFGFGGTNCCIVLRRL; this is translated from the coding sequence ATGGGAGCCCGACGCCCGGTCATATTGGGGTGGGACCTGGTCAGCCCCCTGGGAACGGAACTCAACGACCAGTGGGCCAGGACCCTGGCCGGTGAGAGCGGTGTGGGTCCGCTGACCCGATTCAACCCTCCGGAGGGCTTCCCGGTCACCATTGCCGGCCAGGTGCCTGAATTGGACGTATCGGATTACCCCTTCCTCAGCCCCCGCCGACTCGCCCTTTGGCCGTCGCCGATTTTCAAGCACTCGCTCCTGGTGGTTCACCGGGCCCTCAAGCATTCCGGCCTTGAAATCACCAAGGAGATCGCCCCGGAAATCGGGGTCACATTCAGTCCGGCCGTGGGGGGCTTGGACGCCGTCCTGAGCGCGGACCGGGTCCTGATGAACGAAGGCCGATTGCCCAAGCCGTATGTCAATCCCAATTCCTGCATCAACATGGTTACCGGAAAGGTCTCGATACTAACCGGAGCCGCAGGCCCGAATCTGAGCACCGTCACCGCCTGCGCCACCGGCAGTACCTCACTGGTGGTGGGCGCGATCATGATTGCATCGGGCATGGCCAAGGCCTTTATCTGCGGCGGGGTGGACTTTCCCCTGGTCGAACCCATTGTGGCCGGCTTCGCCACCATGAACGGCGCCTACAAGGCCGGGGAGCCCGAGCCTCCCGAAAGAGCCAGCCGTCCGTTCTCCAAGAACCGCCGGGGATTCGTGGTTTCGGAGGGAGCCGCCTGCCTCATCCTGGCCGACCCGGAGTTTGCCCACACCCACGGTCTGACCCCAATCGCCGAACTGGCCGGGTGGTTCATGAATTCCGACGCCGGACACTTCGTGGCCCCGTCCCTGCCCACCGTTACCCGATGCATGGCCGGGGCGATCGAACATGCCGGCATCGAGCCGGCGGATGTCGATGCGGTCAACGCTCACGCCACCTCGACCAAGGTGGGGGATCAGGTCGAGGCCGAAGCGCTGAAAACCGTCTTCGGCCGGAACGTGCCCCCGGTCTACGCCAACAAGTCCCAGATCGGACACTCGATGGGCGCGGCCGCCGCCATCGAATCAATTTGGGCCATCAAGGGGCTCGTGCAAGGGGTAATCCCTCCCACCATCAACCTGGATCCGGATCCCGATCTGGGCCTGGAGTGCCTCTCCGAGCGGATGCTCGGGATCGACCAGGAGTTCGTGCTGAAGAACGCATTCGGCTTCGGAGGTACGAACTGCTGCATCGTGCTCCGGCGGCTGTGA
- a CDS encoding LysR family transcriptional regulator: MNLNQLLTFYHAADTMNFSRAASRLNVTQPAVSAQIRQLESDLGMKLFVRLGKKLMLSEPGEVLLQYARKIFSLRDEAEEVLENLRSVRKGTLKLGTARTYARNVMPVLLARFQKHFPKVNIVLMEGSSLEMARSLWSLDVEVAVVAYPGPVKRVQFNFLNQEDLVVIASPQHRLAGVEGISVKRLAKEPVIMREKGSGTRRAAGDLFRRCRVKPEIVLETSNSEVIQEQVARGIGISVLTRSAVHSAVTSHRLAVLNLDIPTPKLDICTAVLEGHELSGPAQAFLDLLFGNCENGSKDHTGT; encoded by the coding sequence ATGAATCTGAATCAACTCCTCACATTTTATCACGCCGCGGACACCATGAACTTCTCCCGGGCTGCGTCGCGGCTGAACGTTACCCAGCCGGCCGTGAGCGCACAGATCCGCCAGCTCGAGAGCGATCTGGGCATGAAGCTCTTCGTCCGCCTCGGGAAGAAGCTGATGCTCAGCGAGCCCGGCGAAGTCTTGTTGCAGTACGCGCGCAAGATATTCAGCCTGCGGGACGAAGCAGAAGAAGTACTCGAGAACCTGCGTTCCGTCCGGAAAGGAACTTTGAAGCTCGGCACGGCCCGCACCTATGCACGAAACGTCATGCCGGTATTGTTGGCCCGGTTCCAGAAACATTTCCCCAAGGTCAATATTGTCCTCATGGAAGGGAGTTCCCTCGAAATGGCCCGCAGTCTCTGGTCCCTCGATGTCGAGGTGGCTGTTGTGGCCTATCCGGGCCCTGTAAAACGAGTGCAGTTCAACTTCCTCAATCAGGAAGATCTTGTGGTCATCGCATCCCCTCAACACCGGTTGGCCGGTGTGGAAGGCATTTCCGTGAAACGACTGGCAAAGGAGCCGGTGATCATGCGGGAAAAAGGGTCCGGAACGCGGCGGGCCGCCGGCGACCTCTTTCGCCGCTGCCGGGTGAAACCGGAAATCGTGCTCGAAACAAGCAACTCCGAGGTGATCCAGGAGCAGGTGGCTCGTGGAATCGGTATTTCCGTGCTGACCCGATCCGCGGTTCACAGCGCCGTAACATCCCACCGCCTGGCTGTGTTGAATCTCGATATACCCACGCCCAAGTTGGACATCTGCACGGCCGTGCTCGAGGGTCATGAGCTCTCCGGGCCGGCGCAGGCCTTTCTGGATCTGCTCTTCGGGAACTGCGAAAACGGCTCGAAAGATCACACAGGAACGTAG
- a CDS encoding Tm-1-like ATP-binding domain-containing protein, whose translation MSPAVLLISTLDTKARETMYLRRRIEDAGVKVLLMDLSMGVASTASCEIAPEKVARSAGWNIRDIQRSNERSVITAAMIQGAIKIAVELFRRGELGGVVGLGGSTGSLMAGDVMRALPFGLPKVMISSTAALPGLASRYIGTGDLMLFHSVVEIAGLSPLLINVLDRAAAAVCGMLDIPPATPEQMRHRKQRLVAMSMFGPCERCAYELRLRLEKAGYSVIGFSAAGVCDRAMEDMIGQGYFVGVVDLAPGGVGEELLGGMRAAGPHRLEAAGRMGLPQVIAPGGVNLMSPLKSRYKADYHERRKYDLDKLRTFLRLSPEELIQVARAFADKLNRSRGPIKFLIPTRGWASFDRGGGAVYDPTEDGLFYLELKRRLKPQVEAIEVDANIEDDAFVEALYQAFVSFFPAGHVRETGDGIDPFPAAAS comes from the coding sequence ATGAGCCCGGCCGTACTTCTGATCTCGACTCTGGACACCAAAGCGCGCGAAACGATGTACCTGCGCCGGAGAATCGAGGACGCGGGAGTGAAGGTGTTGCTCATGGACCTGTCCATGGGGGTTGCGTCCACGGCATCATGTGAAATCGCGCCTGAAAAAGTGGCCCGATCCGCAGGATGGAATATCCGGGATATCCAAAGATCCAACGAGCGCTCAGTCATCACGGCGGCCATGATCCAGGGGGCCATTAAGATTGCCGTGGAACTGTTTCGGAGGGGCGAACTGGGGGGCGTGGTGGGACTGGGCGGTTCCACCGGTTCGCTTATGGCCGGCGATGTGATGCGGGCCCTGCCGTTCGGCTTGCCCAAGGTGATGATTTCCAGTACGGCGGCCCTTCCCGGCCTGGCCAGCCGGTATATCGGCACCGGCGATTTGATGTTGTTTCATAGCGTGGTTGAAATCGCCGGGTTATCGCCGCTGCTGATAAATGTGCTGGATCGGGCGGCTGCGGCGGTCTGCGGTATGCTCGATATCCCGCCGGCGACTCCCGAGCAGATGCGCCATCGGAAGCAGCGCCTCGTTGCGATGAGTATGTTCGGTCCCTGCGAGCGGTGCGCGTACGAGTTGCGTCTGCGTCTCGAGAAGGCGGGTTATTCCGTCATCGGGTTTTCAGCGGCCGGCGTATGCGATCGCGCCATGGAGGACATGATCGGCCAGGGTTACTTCGTTGGAGTCGTGGACCTGGCTCCGGGCGGGGTGGGGGAAGAGCTGCTGGGCGGCATGCGGGCGGCGGGGCCTCATCGTTTGGAGGCCGCGGGCCGCATGGGTCTTCCCCAGGTGATCGCTCCCGGAGGCGTCAACCTGATGAGCCCGCTGAAATCGCGGTACAAGGCCGACTATCACGAACGGCGCAAATACGATCTGGACAAGCTGCGAACCTTTTTGCGGCTTTCGCCCGAGGAACTCATTCAAGTCGCGCGGGCCTTTGCGGATAAGCTCAACCGGTCTCGAGGGCCGATCAAGTTCCTCATTCCCACCAGGGGTTGGGCTTCGTTTGACAGGGGAGGCGGGGCTGTTTATGACCCAACGGAGGACGGTCTCTTTTACTTGGAACTGAAAAGACGTCTCAAGCCCCAGGTCGAGGCGATCGAGGTGGATGCCAATATCGAGGACGATGCGTTTGTCGAGGCTCTATACCAGGCATTTGTCTCTTTTTTCCCGGCGGGGCATGTTCGAGAGACGGGGGACGGCATCGATCCGTTTCCTGCTGCTGCGTCGTAA
- a CDS encoding xanthine dehydrogenase family protein subunit M gives MLLPAFEYHRPTGLAEAFEVLDHYAGKARVLAGGTDLLVNMKRKTVAPKQLVGLERVAELLGVRAGNGRIEIGARETAARLAGAGGIARDLGVLAMAAAKLGSPQVRNLATIGGNLCTARPAADMPLPLLVLDARVVLAGSAGEREVGLDAFFAGPGQTVAQPKEILTKVVIDRAEPGTGGGFVKLGLRRTLEIALVNAAALLTLDVDGKTIKKARVALGAVAPTPIRAPEAERVLLGKVASDELFAHAGEAAKQDARPITDHRGSATFRLEMVSVLTRRALHQAWENAREQ, from the coding sequence ATGTTATTACCAGCGTTCGAGTATCACAGACCCACCGGCCTGGCCGAGGCATTCGAGGTGTTGGACCATTATGCCGGGAAGGCGCGGGTACTGGCCGGCGGCACGGATCTGTTGGTGAACATGAAGAGAAAAACGGTGGCCCCCAAGCAACTCGTAGGATTGGAACGGGTGGCTGAACTTCTCGGCGTCCGGGCCGGAAACGGCCGAATCGAGATCGGAGCCAGGGAAACCGCTGCAAGGCTGGCGGGGGCGGGCGGCATCGCACGGGACTTAGGCGTTCTGGCCATGGCCGCGGCAAAGCTTGGGTCACCCCAGGTGCGTAACCTGGCGACCATAGGGGGAAACCTGTGTACGGCAAGACCGGCTGCGGACATGCCTCTGCCTCTGCTGGTGCTGGATGCCCGGGTCGTTCTGGCCGGCAGCGCAGGCGAGCGTGAGGTCGGCCTGGACGCTTTTTTTGCGGGTCCCGGTCAGACCGTGGCGCAGCCGAAGGAGATCCTGACCAAAGTCGTCATCGACAGGGCCGAGCCGGGGACCGGCGGGGGTTTCGTCAAACTGGGTCTGCGCAGGACCTTGGAAATTGCGCTGGTCAACGCGGCGGCGCTCCTCACCCTGGACGTTGATGGAAAAACGATAAAGAAGGCCCGGGTGGCGTTAGGGGCAGTGGCTCCGACACCGATCCGGGCCCCCGAGGCTGAACGCGTATTGCTGGGCAAGGTGGCCTCGGATGAGCTGTTCGCACATGCAGGCGAGGCGGCAAAACAAGATGCCCGGCCCATAACGGACCACAGGGGCTCGGCGACATTCCGGCTCGAAATGGTGTCCGTGCTAACCCGGAGGGCGTTACATCAAGCCTGGGAAAACGCTCGCGAGCAATAG
- a CDS encoding (2Fe-2S)-binding protein produces the protein MKKHPIRLNVNGTEYDLLVAPNRTLTQALREDLGLTGAKHGCGVGDCGSCTVLLNGAPVNSCLVLAVQADGSNITTIEGLAEGTSLHPLQTSFIEKGAIQCGFCTPGMIMSAKALLDHSDRPTAREIREALSGNLCRCTGYQKIVEAVSDAAENMSRGGRKES, from the coding sequence ATGAAAAAGCATCCCATTCGACTCAACGTCAACGGAACGGAGTACGACCTCCTGGTAGCGCCCAACCGCACCCTGACCCAGGCTCTGCGCGAGGATCTGGGCCTCACCGGCGCCAAGCACGGTTGCGGCGTGGGAGATTGCGGGTCGTGCACGGTGCTTCTCAACGGTGCGCCGGTAAATTCGTGCCTGGTGCTCGCCGTACAGGCCGACGGAAGCAACATCACCACCATCGAGGGCCTTGCCGAGGGAACGTCGCTGCATCCCCTTCAAACGTCCTTTATCGAGAAGGGGGCCATCCAGTGCGGTTTCTGCACGCCCGGTATGATTATGTCCGCCAAGGCGCTGTTGGATCATAGCGATCGTCCCACTGCTCGAGAGATCCGGGAAGCGTTGAGCGGGAATCTGTGCCGATGCACGGGCTACCAGAAGATCGTGGAAGCCGTTTCGGATGCGGCGGAAAACATGAGCAGGGGCGGGAGGAAGGAATCATGA